A window from Planococcus maritimus encodes these proteins:
- a CDS encoding LysM peptidoglycan-binding domain-containing protein — protein sequence MTEFHLKPVSPAQEIKTQSQTRKKRISKILLSLALVSSAAAAGPSLAPSAATEVASYYTVQKGDTYYSIAKKYGLVVEQLMAANFTTSTRIIAGQKIAIPHKNQSWSGNQENLDNRNYQVVKGDTLYSISKRTGVSIDSIKKMNNLTSDLIMIGQVLTLYPDVGVIHRTSATYYVKSGDTKYTLRNQFGSTVTLPSGELQVLQPLKITGKVLELTTEEPFGLADGRVIEVKVGSDYYAVNLYQGNGPIQHLADRNDLRMTFTVVRVGERYEMVSYAVQELE from the coding sequence ATGACTGAATTTCATTTGAAGCCTGTCTCTCCAGCCCAAGAGATAAAGACGCAATCGCAGACACGGAAGAAACGGATCTCCAAAATTCTCTTATCATTGGCGCTCGTATCGTCAGCCGCAGCAGCCGGACCAAGCTTGGCCCCGAGTGCAGCAACTGAAGTGGCCAGTTATTACACGGTGCAAAAAGGGGATACCTATTACAGCATCGCAAAAAAATACGGTTTGGTCGTAGAACAACTAATGGCGGCGAACTTTACCACAAGCACCAGAATTATTGCGGGTCAAAAAATCGCCATTCCGCACAAAAACCAATCGTGGTCCGGAAACCAGGAGAATCTGGACAACCGCAATTACCAAGTGGTCAAAGGGGATACCTTGTACTCCATTTCTAAACGGACCGGCGTTTCCATTGACAGTATCAAGAAAATGAACAATTTAACATCCGATTTGATCATGATTGGACAAGTTTTGACGCTATACCCCGATGTTGGTGTGATTCATCGAACTTCAGCCACTTACTACGTAAAGTCCGGTGATACGAAATACACGCTCCGAAACCAATTCGGCAGCACGGTCACCTTGCCAAGTGGTGAATTGCAGGTACTTCAGCCACTTAAAATCACCGGGAAAGTGCTCGAACTCACGACAGAAGAACCTTTCGGACTAGCAGACGGCCGCGTCATCGAAGTGAAAGTGGGCAGCGATTATTACGCGGTCAATCTCTACCAAGGGAATGGCCCGATTCAGCATTTGGCGGATCGCAACGATTTGCGGATGACATTTACGGTAGTCCGTGTTGGAGAGCGCTATGAAATGGTTTCTTACGCCGTGCAAGAGTTGGAATAG